Proteins from one Coffea arabica cultivar ET-39 chromosome 8c, Coffea Arabica ET-39 HiFi, whole genome shotgun sequence genomic window:
- the LOC113703530 gene encoding probable serine/threonine-protein kinase PBL19 isoform X2 produces the protein MRIKISLSQIREELSKMMKCFYIFKDKSSRSGREGRSAPELRNTSKSNSSASSRPTRSTGSSSMPRSIPEMYREKEHNSIVFSLSELREATNNFNKLLRLGEGGFGSVYKGKIRPPDGKGDPIVVAIKKLNTYGLQGHKEWVAEVQFLGVLEHPNLVKLLGYCAVDGERGIQRLLVYEYMPKKSLEDHLFNRTVPAIPWRTRLHIILGAAQGMAYLHEGLEVQVIYRDFKSSNVLLDNNFIPKLSDFGLAREGPIGDRSHVSTAPVGTYGYAAPEYVTEGHLSTRSDIYSFGVVLYEILTGRRALERNRPAVEQKLLEWVKQFPADSRKFSMIIDPRLQNQYSLNAARRIAKLADSCLNKNARDRPTITQVVEVLQQAIKDTEEESSSNTIGPEPSSSRSKPVATDKQFNKLRVNAAMRQMSHAAQA, from the exons ATGAGAATCAAGATCAGTTTAAGTCAAATTCGTGAAGAACTATCCAAAATGATGAAGTGTTTCTACATATTCAAAGATAAGTCATCAAGATCAGGTAGGGAAGGAAGATCAGCACCAGAATTAAGGAATACAAGTAAATCAAATAGTTCAGCATCAAGTCGTCCAACAAGGTCCACTGGCTCATCTTCAATGCCTAGGAGCATCCCAGAAATGTACAGAGAAAAAGAGCACAACTCGATAGTGTTTTCTCTATCAGAGCTCAGAGAAGCTACTAATAATTTCAATAAATTGTTGAGGCTTGGAGAAGGTGGTTTTGGGAGTGTTTATAAAGGGAAAATTAGGCCACCTGATGGCAAGGGTGATCCTATTGTCGTTGCTATAAAAAAGCTCAACACGTATGGCTTACAG GGACATAAAGAGTGGGTAGCAGAGGTTCAATTTCTTGGAGTTTTGGAACACCCTAACCTTGTAAAGCTTTTGGGATACTGTGCTGTAGATGGAGAAAGAGGGATTCAGAGGTTATTGGTGTATGAGTACATGCCCAAGAAGAGCTTAGAGGATCATCTCTTCAACAGGACCGTGCCAGCCATTCCTTGGAGAACAAGGCTACATATTATTCTTGGGGCGGCTCAGGGGATGGCTTATTTACACGAGGGATTGGAAGTACAG GTGATTTATCGAGATTTTAAATCTTCAAATGTGCTTTTGGACAACAACTTCATTCCAAAGCTTTCAGACTTTGGGCTTGCAAGAGAAGGGCCAATAGGGGATAGAAGTCATGTATCTACAGCG CCTGTCGGGACTTATGGTTATGCTGCCCCAGAATATGTTACAGAAGGCCATCTGTCAACCAGGAGTGATATATATAGTTTTGGGGTCGTACTTTATGAGATCCTCACGGGCAGGCGAGCTCTGGAGAGAAATCGCCCGGCGGTGGAGCAGAAGCTGTTGGAGTGGGTGAAACAGTTCCCAGCAGACAGTAGGAAATTCAGCATGATAATCGATCCTCGTCTACAAAACCAATATTCTCTGAATGCTGCAAGGAGGATTGCAAAGCTAGCTGATAGCTGCCTGAACAAGAATGCAAGAGATAGACCAACAATCACTCAGGTAGTGGAGGTCTTGCAGCAAGCTATAAAAGACACAGAAGAGGAAAGTTCTTCAAATACAATAGGTCCCGAGCCTTCAAGCTCCAGAAGTAAACCGGTCGCAACAGATAAACAATTCAACAAATTGAGAGTGAATGCAGCTATGAGACAGATGAGCCATGCTGCTCAG GCCTGA
- the LOC113703530 gene encoding probable serine/threonine-protein kinase PBL19 isoform X1, producing MRIKISLSQIREELSKMMKCFYIFKDKSSRSGREGRSAPELRNTSKSNSSASSRPTRSTGSSSMPRSIPEMYREKEHNSIVFSLSELREATNNFNKLLRLGEGGFGSVYKGKIRPPDGKGDPIVVAIKKLNTYGLQGHKEWVAEVQFLGVLEHPNLVKLLGYCAVDGERGIQRLLVYEYMPKKSLEDHLFNRTVPAIPWRTRLHIILGAAQGMAYLHEGLEVQVNTRLNCSCMNLKVIYRDFKSSNVLLDNNFIPKLSDFGLAREGPIGDRSHVSTAPVGTYGYAAPEYVTEGHLSTRSDIYSFGVVLYEILTGRRALERNRPAVEQKLLEWVKQFPADSRKFSMIIDPRLQNQYSLNAARRIAKLADSCLNKNARDRPTITQVVEVLQQAIKDTEEESSSNTIGPEPSSSRSKPVATDKQFNKLRVNAAMRQMSHAAQA from the exons ATGAGAATCAAGATCAGTTTAAGTCAAATTCGTGAAGAACTATCCAAAATGATGAAGTGTTTCTACATATTCAAAGATAAGTCATCAAGATCAGGTAGGGAAGGAAGATCAGCACCAGAATTAAGGAATACAAGTAAATCAAATAGTTCAGCATCAAGTCGTCCAACAAGGTCCACTGGCTCATCTTCAATGCCTAGGAGCATCCCAGAAATGTACAGAGAAAAAGAGCACAACTCGATAGTGTTTTCTCTATCAGAGCTCAGAGAAGCTACTAATAATTTCAATAAATTGTTGAGGCTTGGAGAAGGTGGTTTTGGGAGTGTTTATAAAGGGAAAATTAGGCCACCTGATGGCAAGGGTGATCCTATTGTCGTTGCTATAAAAAAGCTCAACACGTATGGCTTACAG GGACATAAAGAGTGGGTAGCAGAGGTTCAATTTCTTGGAGTTTTGGAACACCCTAACCTTGTAAAGCTTTTGGGATACTGTGCTGTAGATGGAGAAAGAGGGATTCAGAGGTTATTGGTGTATGAGTACATGCCCAAGAAGAGCTTAGAGGATCATCTCTTCAACAGGACCGTGCCAGCCATTCCTTGGAGAACAAGGCTACATATTATTCTTGGGGCGGCTCAGGGGATGGCTTATTTACACGAGGGATTGGAAGTACAG GTAAATACACGTCTTAATTGTTCGTGTATGAATTTGAAGGTGATTTATCGAGATTTTAAATCTTCAAATGTGCTTTTGGACAACAACTTCATTCCAAAGCTTTCAGACTTTGGGCTTGCAAGAGAAGGGCCAATAGGGGATAGAAGTCATGTATCTACAGCG CCTGTCGGGACTTATGGTTATGCTGCCCCAGAATATGTTACAGAAGGCCATCTGTCAACCAGGAGTGATATATATAGTTTTGGGGTCGTACTTTATGAGATCCTCACGGGCAGGCGAGCTCTGGAGAGAAATCGCCCGGCGGTGGAGCAGAAGCTGTTGGAGTGGGTGAAACAGTTCCCAGCAGACAGTAGGAAATTCAGCATGATAATCGATCCTCGTCTACAAAACCAATATTCTCTGAATGCTGCAAGGAGGATTGCAAAGCTAGCTGATAGCTGCCTGAACAAGAATGCAAGAGATAGACCAACAATCACTCAGGTAGTGGAGGTCTTGCAGCAAGCTATAAAAGACACAGAAGAGGAAAGTTCTTCAAATACAATAGGTCCCGAGCCTTCAAGCTCCAGAAGTAAACCGGTCGCAACAGATAAACAATTCAACAAATTGAGAGTGAATGCAGCTATGAGACAGATGAGCCATGCTGCTCAG GCCTGA
- the LOC113703967 gene encoding uncharacterized protein, whose protein sequence is MQNKKSFTLLQTVATAAVFSAVSGWYGFMFGRESARKELNDLIEGLRRSNSEHPSSPPPADS, encoded by the exons ATGCAGAACAAGAAGAGCTTTACTCTGTTACAAACAGTTGCGACCGCCGCCGTTTTTTCTGCTGTTTCCGGCTG GTATGGATTTATGTTCGGAAGAGAGTCAGCTCGAAAGGAACTCAACGATTTGATTGAAGGCCTCCGACGCTCCAACTCCGAACATCCCTCTTCTCCTCCTCCGGCGGATTCCTAA